The sequence GCGTGGCGAGCTGGCCGAGGTTCATCTCCGGTATCAGGACGTGCTCGTAGCGGCGCAGGACCTCGCCCAGATTCCGCGGGAGAGGGTTGAGGTGACGCAGATGGGCCTGGGCCACGGCGACGCCCTCGCGTCTGACCCGGCGGATGGCCGCGGTGATCGGCCCGTAGGTGGAGCCCCAGCCCAGGACCAGCAACTCGGCCTCGCCGATGGGGTCGTCGACCTCCACATCGGGCACCTCGATCCCGTCGACCTTGGCCTGTCGGGTACGGACCATGAGGTCGTGGTTGGCCGGGTCGTAGGAGATATTGCCCGTACCGTCCTGCTTCTCGATCCCGCCGATCCGGTGCTCCAGCCCCGGCGTACCCGGCACCGCCCACGGCCGGGCCAGGGTGTGCGGATCACGCTTGTACGGCCAGAAGACCTCCGTGCCGTCCCCGGTCGTGTGGTTCGGCCCTTGCGCGAACTGCACCCGCAGATCGGGGAGTTCATCGATCTGCGGAATCCGCCACGGCTCCGAGCCGTTCGCCAGATACCCGTCACTCAGCAGGAACACCGGCGTGCGGTAGGTGAGCGCGATCCGTGCCGCCTCCAGCGCCGCATCGAAACAGTCCGCCGGCGTCTTGGGGGCCACGATCGGCACCGGCGCCTCACCATTGCGCCCGTACATGGCCTGCAGCAGATCCGCCTGCTCGGTCTTGGTCGGCAGACCCGTCGACGGACCGCCCCGCTGAATGTCGAGCACCAGCAGCGGCAGCTCCAACGACACCGCGAGCCCGATCGTCTCGGACTTGAGCGCGACCCCGGGCCCCGAGGTCGTCGTCACCGCGAGCGAACCGCCGAAGGCCGCGCCCAGCGCAGCGCCGATGGCGGAAATCTCGTCCTCGGCCTGGAAGGTGCGCACACCGAAGTTCTTGTGCTTGGACAGCTCGTGCAGGATGTCCGAGGCCGGGGTGATCGGGTACGAGCCCAGGAACAGCGGCAGATCCGCCTGCCGCGAGGCGGCGACCAGACCGTAGGAAAGCGTCAGGTTCCCGGAGATGTTCCGGTACGTCCCCGGCGTGAAGGCCTGCGCCGCGGGCTTCACCTCGTAGGAGACCGCGAAGTCCTCGGTGGTCTCACCGAAGTTCCAGCCCGCACGGAACGCCGCGATGTTCGCCGCCGCGATATCCGGCTTCTTCGCGAACTTCGCCTTCAAGAAGGCTTCCGTGCCCTCGGTCGGCCGGTGATACATCCACGACAACAATCCGAGGGCGAACATGTTCTTGCTGCGCCCCGCGTCCTTGCGCGACAGCTCGAAGTCCTTCAGCGCCTCCACCGTCAGCGTGGTCAACGGCACCGCGTGCAGCCGATAGCCGTCAAGGGACCGGTCCTCCAGCGGCGAGGCCTCGTAACCGACCTTCTCCATGGCGCGCTTGGTGAACTCATCCGTGTTGACGATGATCTCCGCGCCGCGCGGCACATCCCCGATATTCGCCTTCAGTGCCGCCGGGTTCATCGCCACCAGCACGTCCGGCGCATCGCCCGGCGTGAGGATGTCGTGGTCCGCGAAGTGCAGCTGGAAAGACGAAACACCCGGCAGGGTTCCGGCAGGAGCACGGATCTCGGCGGGGAAGTTCGGCAGCGTGGAGAGGTCGTTGCCGAACGACGCCGTCTCCGAAGTGAAACGGTCTCCCGTGAGCTGCATCCCGTCACCGGAGTCACCGGCGAACCGGATGATCACCCGGTCCAGGCGGCGCACCGGTGTGTCGGGGGCAGTTTCTGGTGCTTGGGCGGTAGCCATGGCTCTCCGATCGTCTTGGGCGTATGCGGTGGTCAGGTGGGCCGCTCGGCGGGGAAGCCGTGGACGCGGGCCGCGAGCACCACGAGCAGCACCGGGACCATCAGGAGGAGCACGCTCCAGGGGAAGGAGGTCGTGCCCAGGGCCCCGAGGAGGATGCCTCCGACGACGCCGCCGACGGCCATCGCCAGGTTCCACAGGGTGACGAGCATGGCCTGGGCGGTGTCGGCCGCGCTTTCCCCGCCTGCGTCTGCGGCGGCGGTCTGCAGCAGCGTCGGCACTCCACCCCAACCGAGGCCCCAGAGCGTCACGGCCGCGTACACCAGGGGCGGGCTGTTGGCCCAGAGCGCGAGGAGTGCGGCGGCGACGCCGACGAGGAGGGTACTGGCGACGGTCAGGCCGCGCAGGCGACGGTTGATGAGAGCACCGACGACCCAGATGCTGATGAGCGACGCACCGCCGAAGACCAGGA comes from Streptomyces sp. DG2A-72 and encodes:
- a CDS encoding 2-oxoacid:acceptor oxidoreductase subunit alpha, whose product is MATAQAPETAPDTPVRRLDRVIIRFAGDSGDGMQLTGDRFTSETASFGNDLSTLPNFPAEIRAPAGTLPGVSSFQLHFADHDILTPGDAPDVLVAMNPAALKANIGDVPRGAEIIVNTDEFTKRAMEKVGYEASPLEDRSLDGYRLHAVPLTTLTVEALKDFELSRKDAGRSKNMFALGLLSWMYHRPTEGTEAFLKAKFAKKPDIAAANIAAFRAGWNFGETTEDFAVSYEVKPAAQAFTPGTYRNISGNLTLSYGLVAASRQADLPLFLGSYPITPASDILHELSKHKNFGVRTFQAEDEISAIGAALGAAFGGSLAVTTTSGPGVALKSETIGLAVSLELPLLVLDIQRGGPSTGLPTKTEQADLLQAMYGRNGEAPVPIVAPKTPADCFDAALEAARIALTYRTPVFLLSDGYLANGSEPWRIPQIDELPDLRVQFAQGPNHTTGDGTEVFWPYKRDPHTLARPWAVPGTPGLEHRIGGIEKQDGTGNISYDPANHDLMVRTRQAKVDGIEVPDVEVDDPIGEAELLVLGWGSTYGPITAAIRRVRREGVAVAQAHLRHLNPLPRNLGEVLRRYEHVLIPEMNLGQLATLVRAKYLVDACSYDQVTGMPFKAGQLATAIREVLNVI